In the Alistipes provencensis genome, GGAAGAACGGTTCGGCGGCGAGGCGGTACATCTGGTAGAAAAGCATCATCACCACGGCGATCTTGGTGATGGCTCCGTAGACGCCCAACTGCGCCATAGCCCCCTCGGGAACGAGGTATTTGATCAGTTGGCGGTCGATGAACTCGTTGGCCGTGCCAGCCAGTCCGCCCACCAGCAGCGGCAGCGAATAGGCGAAAACGGCGGCGAGCAGCGCCCAGTTGATCTTCGGGACCGTGCGGTCGACGGTGGTCAGGATCAGCAGCCACGTCGCGGCACTGGCAGCGAGGTTGGCAACGAAGACCCAGCCCACGCCGAACTCCGTGGCGAAAAGCCCTGCGACACCGAACCCGAAGGCCAGAACCACATTCAGGACCACATTGAAAGCCTTCAGCCCCACGAAAGTCATGGCCCGGCCCTGTTCGCGCAGGCGCGAGAAGGGGATGCAGGCCCAAACGTCGAAGAGGATGACCAGACCGACCCAGACGACATACTCCGGATGCGAGACATACGCCTCACCCATGGCGTGGGCGATGCCGCTGCGGAAAAAGGCCGCCGCAAGAAAGAATACCGCGGCGGCAAGCGACGTGACGCCCCATGTGGTGGCGAAAAGCCTGCGTTTGGCGGCCTTTACGTCTCCGCCCGCCTCTTCAGCCTTGGCCGAGAACCGGAAGTAACTCGACTCCATGCCCATTGTCAGCAGCGTGAGGGCCAGCGGAATAAGGGCGTAGATGTCGGTGACGATGCCATAGGTCTCCTGACCGAAAACCCGCGTGTAGTAAGGCGTGAGCAGGTAGCTCAGGAACCTCACCACGATGGTGCTGATACCGTAGACGGCAGTTTGTTTGGCCAGTTTTTCGAGCATGACGGGAGTTTATAGCTTGCAAATATACGAAATTTACCGGGAAAAGTCTTCTTTCAAAGAAAGAAGGGAAAAAAGAGGGCTGTACTTTTGATGCCAAAAGTACCAAAAGCACGGGCTTAAGAAGCCCGATTTAGAGGCGAAAACCGGCCGACTCGCCAACCACCCGGTTCTGCGCTCCCAACCCAAGTTTTTGATTTAAGAGGAGCAGGTTTGCGCTTAAACGAAGCGGGGCACGGATGGGTAGTATCGAAATACGTCCCATTCGCGCCCCGCAAGAGCAAGTGCAAAGATGCCCTATAAAATCGAAAACATCAGAGCCACTTCTTATACTTGAAGTACCAGATAGTCAGCGCCGAACAGAAGATCATCATCCCGATGGCGAAGATGTAGCCCACGGGGATGTTCCAGCCGTTGCCGAGCGTCAGCGTCCAGTCCAACTCGGGCATGAATTTGAAGTTCATGCCGTAGATCGAGGCGATGAGCGTCGCGGGCATGAAGATCACGGCAGCCACGGAGAAGATCTTGACGATCTCGTTCTGCTCGATGTTGATAAGACCCAGCGCCGCATCCTGAATATAGTCCAGTCGCTGGAAACTGAAATCGGCGTGGTTGATCAGCGAGTTGACGTCCTTGATCATCAGTTGCAGGCGCGGGTAGATATCGTTGGGGAAGCGTTCGGAACGCAGGATGCCCGACAGCACGCGCTGGCGGTCGAAGATGTTCTCGCGCAGCGACATCGTAGACTCCTGCAGAGCGCTGATGCGGTGCAGCACCTCCTTGTCGATCGAATCCTCGGAGTTGATGTCCTTCGACAGCGCCGCGACCTGCTTGGCGATCAGCTCCACGAGGTCGGCATCGAAGTCGATGCGCACCTCCAGCAGCGAAATGAAGAGGTGATAACCCGTCGAATAGCTGCGGTAGTTCATCTGGAGCCGCTTCTCCGTCTCGCGGAAGGTCCGGAACTCGGCGTTGCGCACCGAGACCAGCACACCCTCGTTCGAGATGATGAACGACACCGGCTCGACGAGGAACGAATCGCCCGTGGGAACGAAAAAGTTCGAGTTGGAGATGATGGAGTTCTCGTTCTCGGAGTATTTCGACGTCGACTCGATCTCCTCGACCTGCTGTTTGGTCTGGAGGCTGATCTCCATGAAGTTCTCGACGGCTTTCTGCTCCTTGATCGTGGGCAGCAACATGTCGATCCACAGGATGTCGTCGTAGCCCAGCTCATCGAAGAGCTTGGTGTCGGCATTACGGATGATCTTGTTGTATTGCTTGAGGTAAATTGTAATCATAAGACGCTCTCTTAAAGTTCGTGAATCCGTTTACATGCAGAGAGGCGGATATCCGGTCCGCTAAGCTCTTCAGCCGGGATTGGCCCGCGGTGCTACCTTGAGGCCCGAGTCCCAGAACTGTTTAAGCGCTTTGTCTTTCTGATTGTCGAAGATGTAGTCGAAATGCGAGAGCCCCTCGTAGGCCTGCCCGGGGTCGGCGGCGAAGGCCGATTCGAGAATAGCCTCGTAACTGTGTTCGAGGCCGAAGGTCAGCGCATGCTGCAGGGCCTCGACCGTCTCGGGCTCCACATCGCCGTGCGCCACCCAGACGGCAAACGCGAAGGGGAGTTTCCCGAAGGGTTTCCACGCCCCGACCAGCGGGTCGTCGTCCGCAAGCAGCGCCGCCTTGGCGGCAGGGACGCCGCCGACGCAGTACTCGGTGACGATGCGCGCATCCTTCAGCGAGGGCACGGCGGCGGCAGGCATCAGGGCGATGTCGGCACGGCGTTCGGAAAAAGTGCGGATTACGTCTTCGGGATCGGACAACAGCAATTCGGCGCGGAGATTACCTTCGCGCTGGATACCATAGATGAATGGGGTCGTGCTGAGGCACGACACGACGGCTATACATGGAACTATGACCATCATCCATAAGGTGTAAAACTGTTGGTTTGCGGAACAAAGATAGCACTTATTCCGGAAAAACGGGAATAATCCAAAAGATTTCTTTCCCCGAACGATTCCGCCCCGGGAACGCAGGGGTTTCCGGGGGCGGGTAAGGCGGGGATGGAAAAGGTTATTTCTTTTTAACGGGAGTCAGTCGGTAGAGCACCACGTCCTCGGCCGGAACGACCACCTCGCGGACACGGTTCGTGCGGAACGGCTTGCCGCCGAACCAGAGGTCGCGCCCCTCGTAGACGATCTTGTCGAAATCGGTCGAACGCTGCGAAACCTCGACATCGGTGAAGCAGAAGCGCTGCCAGTCGATCATGTAGCGGCGCGGCTCGAGCGTCCGGTTGAGCAGGCAGAAAGCCCAGTCACCGCCGGCGAGCGGCTTGAACCACACCTCCAGACCGTTGTCGGTCTCATAGCGAAGGCCCTGCACGCCCAGCGAATCCTGATCGATGGCGATCACCTCCCGGTCGAGCAGGATGGCAGCCGTCTCGTCCGACATCGTGCGGACATCGTTGCCCAGAATGAGCGGTGCGGACATCATGCACCACATCGTGAAATGCGCACGGTCCTGATTGACCGGCATGCCGTTGCCCACCTCGAGCATGTCGGGGTCGTTCCAGTGGCCCGGTCCGGCAAAACGGCGCAGGCCGGCGTTGGAGTCGAGGTTCTCGAGAACGGTACGGGGCCGCCAGTCGACCTTGAAATCGGCCGGATCGGAAAAGGCGAGGCCGATGTCGCCGGTCGTCCGCCACAGGTGGCCGACCTCCTGCGCCCACTCCCAAGGCTTGTTGGAACCCCATTCGCAGATCGAGAAGAGGATCGGGCGGCCCGCGGCGCGGAGTGCGTCACGCATGAGCGTATAGGCCCCGACCGGGTTGATGTTCTCGCTGTTGCACCAGTCGTATTTCAGGTAGTCGATCCCCCAGCGGGCATATTGGAGCGCATCCTGATACTCGTGGCCGAGGCTGCCGAAACGCAGGGCGCAGGTCTTGCACCCGGCATCGGAGTAGATGCCCAGTTTCAGCCCTTTGGCATGCATGTAATCGGCAAGCGCCTTCATGCCGCTCGGGAAACGCTCGGGATCGCACTGCGGAAATCCGTCGGCATCGCGCTCGGCGGCGTGCCAGCAGTCATCGATATTGAGATAAACGTACCCGGCATCGGCAAGGCCCGAAGAGACCAGCGCGTCGGCGATCTCCCGGATCATCTTTTCATCGACGTTGCAGGCGAATTTGTTCCACGAACTCCAGCCCATCGGCGGAGTATCGGCAAGACCCTCCCACTTTTGGGCGTGGGAAACCGCCGCACAGCAAAGGGCGGCACAAAGCAGGAAGATACGTTTCATCGTTATTTTCGGTTTAGGTTAATAAACAAATTTAGTTTAGGCTGGTTTTCAGATAAAATTCCTTACAAATATAGCCGTTTTTCCGGGAAATCCGGCCCGTTTTTCCACAAAATTTAGAAAAAGTGCGCAGGGGTATTGACAAGGGGGTACCGGCTGTCGTATATTTGTCCTGCAATTCACAGCGAGCCGTCGACGGCACCGGAATTATCAACAATGAGGAACTGCTCTGTTCCAACAGATTGTGAATTGTTCTCACCAATTATCAACAGGTTTTCAACCAATTTATCGACAAATTGGATCTCCTTGTACTTTTGTGCCAAAAGTACCAAAACCACCGGCGTAAGACGCCGGATTGAAGGGCTTCGGCCGTATTTTACACATCAGTACCCGATCTCCGCCACCACTCTTCCTGAAACTCGTCTCTCAGATGAACACCGGGAAAGACGGCACAAAGCCCGCGCGAAAATCGTCTCAATTTTCCCTTTTTCTAAAAATCCCATTATGCAATTCACACAAATTCCTCAACAGTATGCCCCGCTCGGCGGAGAACTCCGCTACGCCGTCGGGCAGGCGGCGGCCGGGAATATCGACATCCGCATCGTCGAAGCGGCGGCCGAGGCCAAAGCAGTCGCGTTGGCCGACG is a window encoding:
- a CDS encoding lipopolysaccharide biosynthesis protein, with product MLEKLAKQTAVYGISTIVVRFLSYLLTPYYTRVFGQETYGIVTDIYALIPLALTLLTMGMESSYFRFSAKAEEAGGDVKAAKRRLFATTWGVTSLAAAVFFLAAAFFRSGIAHAMGEAYVSHPEYVVWVGLVILFDVWACIPFSRLREQGRAMTFVGLKAFNVVLNVVLAFGFGVAGLFATEFGVGWVFVANLAASAATWLLILTTVDRTVPKINWALLAAVFAYSLPLLVGGLAGTANEFIDRQLIKYLVPEGAMAQLGVYGAITKIAVVMMLFYQMYRLAAEPFFLSNFKKSDFVQMNAAALKYYVMASMMIFLGIALFRDVFALIVGRDFREGIFILPVVLGANVLTGVWLNLSFWYKREERTSLAIVVTGSGLVAMFACGVWLIPLWGYYGAAWARLASESVMVAVSWWLNRRYYPTPYDWRRIGEYVAAALVIFAACEAVSSCTGNMFVSYAFNIVLFALYAVYLVRRERIDVGAMLRAFLHR
- a CDS encoding glycoside hydrolase family 27 protein, with the translated sequence MKRIFLLCAALCCAAVSHAQKWEGLADTPPMGWSSWNKFACNVDEKMIREIADALVSSGLADAGYVYLNIDDCWHAAERDADGFPQCDPERFPSGMKALADYMHAKGLKLGIYSDAGCKTCALRFGSLGHEYQDALQYARWGIDYLKYDWCNSENINPVGAYTLMRDALRAAGRPILFSICEWGSNKPWEWAQEVGHLWRTTGDIGLAFSDPADFKVDWRPRTVLENLDSNAGLRRFAGPGHWNDPDMLEVGNGMPVNQDRAHFTMWCMMSAPLILGNDVRTMSDETAAILLDREVIAIDQDSLGVQGLRYETDNGLEVWFKPLAGGDWAFCLLNRTLEPRRYMIDWQRFCFTDVEVSQRSTDFDKIVYEGRDLWFGGKPFRTNRVREVVVPAEDVVLYRLTPVKKK
- a CDS encoding MqnA/MqnD/SBP family protein gives rise to the protein MVIVPCIAVVSCLSTTPFIYGIQREGNLRAELLLSDPEDVIRTFSERRADIALMPAAAVPSLKDARIVTEYCVGGVPAAKAALLADDDPLVGAWKPFGKLPFAFAVWVAHGDVEPETVEALQHALTFGLEHSYEAILESAFAADPGQAYEGLSHFDYIFDNQKDKALKQFWDSGLKVAPRANPG
- a CDS encoding magnesium transporter CorA family protein, translated to MITIYLKQYNKIIRNADTKLFDELGYDDILWIDMLLPTIKEQKAVENFMEISLQTKQQVEEIESTSKYSENENSIISNSNFFVPTGDSFLVEPVSFIISNEGVLVSVRNAEFRTFRETEKRLQMNYRSYSTGYHLFISLLEVRIDFDADLVELIAKQVAALSKDINSEDSIDKEVLHRISALQESTMSLRENIFDRQRVLSGILRSERFPNDIYPRLQLMIKDVNSLINHADFSFQRLDYIQDAALGLINIEQNEIVKIFSVAAVIFMPATLIASIYGMNFKFMPELDWTLTLGNGWNIPVGYIFAIGMMIFCSALTIWYFKYKKWL